A window of the Tenebrio molitor chromosome 1, icTenMoli1.1, whole genome shotgun sequence genome harbors these coding sequences:
- the LOC138122437 gene encoding ankyrin-3-like isoform X1 has translation MALGNGNTPNGGVTQEKAPVVNGTNMETLPRAGKQTDPNTAFLRAARANQLDKIQEYLDSGTVRDINTSNANGLNALHLAAKDGHVEIARELLKRGAIVDAATKKGNTALHIASLAGQEEIVRLLVQHNASLNVQSQNGFTPLYMAAQENHDGCVKYLLSKGANQTLATEDGFTPLAVAMQQGHDKVVAVLLENDTRGKVRLPALHIAAKKDDVKAAALLLQNEHNPDITSKSGFTPLHIAAHYGNDKVASLLYDKGADVNYAAKHNITPLHVASKWGKINMVTLLVAKGADIQAKTRDGLTPLHCAARSGHDLVVDMLLENGAPMHAKTKNGLAPLHMAAQGEHVDAARILLYHGAPVDEVTVDYLTALHVAAHCGHVRVAKLLLDRGADPNARALNGFTPLHIACKKNRIKMVELLLKHGASIGATTESGLTPLHVASFMGCMNIVIYLLQHDASPDIPTVRGETPLHLAARANQTDIIRILLRNGAAVDAKAREEQTPLHVASRLGNVDIVMLLLQHGAQPHATTKDLYTPLHIAAKEGQEEVASVLLDNGADLTATTKKGFTPLHLAAKYGHLNVARLLLQRDAPADAQGKNGVTPLHVAAHYDHQPVALLLLDKGASPHAVAKNGHTPLHIAARKNQMDIATTLLEYGAQADAESKAGFTPLHLSAQEGHSDMSSLLLEHQADPNHAAKNGLTPLHLCAQEDRAAVAHLLLRAGAQKDVQTKAGYTPLHVACHHGHVNMVRLLIEQGAEVNPITSAGYTPLHQAAQQGHVLVINLLLKNKANPNAVTNNGQTALGIANKLGYISVVEELKVVTETNITTTTTVNIEEKYKVMAPEAMQETFMSDSEDEGGGVDEPPMAYGRPTHAQHVYLPFYQGHMTYTRDDPILGDQQQYKYMTVDDMKSLGDDSMRMDVTHDEKNEYRNSMAPSHISNELIITPAAVKEYYATNTCSVPDNVDINRQPITVGLCRQEWSNLEYSFQLLGPKSQGSGLCRESFLVSFLVDARGGAMRGCRHSGVRVIVPPRCASSPTRITCRYVRPQRTPHPPPLMEGEALASRLLELGPVGAKFLGPVIIEVPHFASLRGKQREIVVLRSDNGETWKEHTLEANEEAIQDVLNHSFDGEELSQIDDLHTNRITRILTNDFPHYFAVVSRIRQEVHAIGPDGGTVSSSAVPLVQAVFPPSALTKKIRVGLQAQAIESELVSKLLGHSVAVSPIVTVEPRRRKFHKAITLSMPAPRAHSQGMINQYSGSAPTLRLLCSITGGQNKAVWEDVTGSTPLSFVKDCVSFTTTVSARFWLMDCRNVSDAARMATDLYTQATHAPFMAKFVVFAKRVNLFESRIRVFCMTDDKEDKTLEHQEHFVEIAKSRDVEVLENKEVFMEFAGNLVPVLQSGEQPRLGFKAFRENRLAFTMRLRDPDEQPLGRIIFMSDSKVAKGEPTQTPLCTLNLVLPKEIRPDRDSQSDLLSLDIDNSFLHHGGISKPDTIHRADFRLSDICNLLDEDWIKLAAELDVAPSDIALIQEEYPSNNPQQAMIMFRLWLRQKANKATGNKLELALKKIGRSDIVAKCICNVELVTDDMEKALAKVRLDQSGFDTLKDELGSSRDASLRRDTSLNKYIKGSQEELDKSDRSSDFHNQNSTDKDLTDTISDYNSFKKDRKLEESIENKLDNRIASPNANQEVMEEITQQLNNLQSTPKLKIDRNANTPPPSPAELHFNKEANFADQLQPSKGTNQPQEEFLTSTPLKMNDSGDTTVDPIAILKMNVNDTLTFLHQERNDFLPEEDIIIPSRKDDHISKKIDLDSINLKSLKKTDDIKNVVQNEVEDVIKKAEDVVNDLKGDAEVAKTKIDKTKDTIEEKTDSLKETADSLFDDSKNVKEDSLDNLESLKDDSVSNAQEKSEEAFKFLENEVSSPSIAVRDNLRDTAAFVQREIDTIVNDDDPVQFDNFCKDERSKSPTKSSIPVAKPRQKIEKEKDIDLLFSYDGRDSVSPTDDDLLSKIPIKGGKVKTIKKHSKDPLKEFVKLSQDVNWDDSDDNITEKFVKNVTDPIVRTTATRITNEPISEKIKTKIPVLHTETLSPTEITERYDVSPKSKIPILKTETTRITSPETTYVERTIISPTQVVETTVVSPGSKVSTKSSTIDSDSDEDSPRTPPLKGILKKTSIRTVGSSSGSDVALHEEGAELSESETEDLYQQDQPHYTETITEEIDPITGAKIMRTVRTVSQTITSSGGRNDEEMRQSMQNVLDQFMSEERNPH, from the exons ACGGATCCGAACACAGCATTCCTGAGGGCAGCAAGGGCAAATCAGTTGGATAAAATTCAAGAATACTTGGATTCAGGCACAGTTAGAGATATTAATACGTCAAATGCC AATGGTCTAAATGCTCTACATCTTGCGGCAAAAGATGGACACGTGGAAATCGCTAGAGAGTTATTAAAACGAGGTGCTATCGTTGATGCTGCCACAAAAAAGGGGAATACTGCTTTGCATATAGCTTCATTAG CTGGACAAGAAGAAATCGTAAGACTATTGGTTCAGCATAATGCTTCTCTTAATGTACAATCACAGAATGGATTTACTCCCCTTTACATGGCTGCTCAAGAAAACCACGATGGATGCGTTAAATATTTGCTATCAAAAGGAGCTAATCAAACTTTAGCGACAGAG gaCGGATTCACACCTCTAGCCGTGGCAATGCAGCAAGGTCACGACAAAGTTGTTGCTGTTTTGCTCGAAAATGACACAAGGGGAAAAGTGAGGTTGCCAGCTTTACACATTGCAGCTAAGAAAGATGATGTTAAAGCTGCCGCATTGTTATTACAA AACGAACATAATCCGGACATAACGTCTAAAAGCGGTTTTACACCACTGCATATAGCGGCTCATTACGGAAACGATAAAGTAGCATCGTTATTATATGACAAGGGAGCTGATGTTAATTACGCAGCGAAACATAATATCACCCCGTTACACGTAGCTAGCAAATGGGGTAAAATTAACATGGTCACTTTATTGGTGGCTAAAGGTGCTGATATTCAAGCAAAAACGCGAGATGGACTCACTCCTTTACACTGTGCCGCTCGGTCTGGTCACGATTTAGTGGTAGATATGTTGTTAGAAAATGGCGCACCTATGCATGCTAAAACGAAG AATGGATTAGCGCCTCTTCACATGGCAGCTCAGGGTGAACACGTTGACGCAGCTAGAATTTTGTTGTATCACGGTGCTCCAGTAGATGAAGTGACCGTTGACTATCTGACTGCCCTTCATGTAGCAGCCCACTGTGGACACGTTAGAGTAGCAAAATTACTACTGGACCGCGGTGCCGATCCAAACGCTAGAGCTTTGAACGGTTTTACACCTTTACACATTGCTTGCAAGAAAAATAGAATCAAAATGGTGGAACTTCTGTTGAAACACGGTGCAA gTATAGGTGCTACAACGGAGAGTGGCTTAACACCTCTCCATGTTGCCAGTTTTATGGGGTGCATGAACATTGTGATCTACTTACTCCAACATGATGCTAGTCCAGACATTCCAACTGTACGAGGGGAAACTCCTCTACATTTAGCGGCTAGAGCTAATCAG accGATATTATTCGCATATTGTTAAGAAATGGTGCAGCTGTTGACGCTAAAGCCAGAGAAGAACAAACACCTCTCCATGTAGCGTCCAGACTTGGAAATGTTGATATCGTTATGTTACTTCTGCAACATGGTGCTCAGCCTCACGCCACGACAAAAGATCTGTACACGCCGTTGCACATAGCAGCAAAAGAAGGACAAGAAGAA gTTGCCTCTGTTTTGCTTGACAACGGCGCTGATCTGActgcaacaacaaaaaaaggcTTCACTCCGTTACATTTGGCTGCCAAGTATGGGCACTTAAACGTAGCGAGATTACTGTTACAAAGAGATGCTCCCGCTGATGCACAAGGGAAAAATGGAGTTACACCTCTACACGTAGCCGCTCATTATGATCATCAGCCTGTTGCTTTGTTGTTGTTGGATAAAGGTGCTTCTCCACATGCAGTCGCGAAGAACGGTCATACGCCGTTACACATTGCTGCTCGTAAAAATCAG ATGGACATTGCCACAACATTGTTGGAATATGGCGCTCAAGCAGATGCTGAATCTAAAGCTGGTTTTACACCGCTACATCTAAGTGCTCAAGAGGGTCATTCAGATATGTCTTCTTTGTTGCTGGAACATCAAGCCGATCCTAATCACGCAGCAAAG AATGGATTAACACCGTTGCATCTGTGCGCTCAAGAAGATAGAGCGGCCGTTGCCCACTTATTACTGAGAGCAGGCGCACAAAAAGATGTACAAACTAAAGCTGGATACACTCCACTTCACGTAGCTTGCCACCATGGTCACGTAAATATGGTGCGGTTGCTCATAGAACAAGGTGCTGAGGTGAATCCAATAACTAGCGCTGGGTACACACCCCTGCACCAAGCAGCTCAACAGGGCCACGTTTTAGTTATTAATTTGCTGTTGAAAAACAAAGCAAATCCGAATGCAGTGACAAAT AACGGACAAACTGCTTTAGGTATTGCAAATAAATTAGGATACATCAGCGTAGTTGAAGAGCTGAAAGTTGTTACTGAAACTAATATTACGACGACGACAACAGTAAATATTGAAGAAAAGTACAAAGTAATGGCCCCTGAAGCAATGCAGGAAACGTTCATGTCAGATTCTGAAGATGAAGGAG GCGGAGTGGACGAACCGCCCATGGCTTACGGTCGACCAACGCATGCTCAGCACGTCTATCTACCCTTCTACCAGGGACACATGACCTACACAC GTGATGATCCAATACTTGGTGATCAGCAACAATACAAGTACATGACAGTTGATGATATGAAATCACTTGGAGACGATTCGATGCGAATGGATGTGACACACGACGAAAAAAATGAGTATAGGAATTCTATGG CTCCGTCACATATTAGTAACGAGCTTATAATTACTCCTGCTGCTGTAAAGGAATATTATGCGACTAATACATGTTCAGTGCCTGATAATGTGGACATCAACCGCCAACCAATTACTGTTGG CTTATGCAGACAAGAGTGGTCCAATCTAGAATATTCCTTTCAACTTCTGGGTCCCAAAAGTCAAGGATCGGGTCTATGCAGAGAAAG CTTCTTGGTGTCTTTCTTGGTGGACGCAAGAGGGGGCGCAATGAGAGGATGTCGACACTCAGGCGTGCGAGTTATTGTACCTCCTCGTTGTGCCTCAAGTCCAACAAGGATCACTTGTCGATATGTTCGCCCCCAAAGAACGCCTCATCCTCCACCTTTAATGGAGGGAGAAGCATTGGCTAGCAGGCTTTTGGAACTTGGCCCTGTCGGTGCCAAATTTTTAGG aCCAGTTATTATCGAAGTACCACATTTCGCATCTTTAAGGGGTAAACAACGTGAAATTGTAGTTCTTCGCTCAGACAACGGTGAAACTTGGAAAGAACATACTTTAGAGGCTAACGAAGAGGCGATTCAGGATGTTTTAAATCACAGTTTCGATGGAGAAG agtTGAGTCAAATTGACGATCTTCATACAAACCGAATTACAAGAATTTTAACGAACGATTTTCCACATTATTTTGCTGTCGTGTCTAGAATTAGACAAGAAGTTCACGCGATAGGTCCAGATGGCGGTACTGTCTCTAGTAGCGCCGTTCCTCTTGTTCAAGCAGTCTTCCCGCCCAGtgcattgacaaaaaaaattcgcgTCGGCCTTCAA gcGCAAGCTATCGAATCCGAATTAGTTTCTAAGTTGTTAGGACATAGCGTGGCAGTTTCGCCGATCGTAACAGTCGAACCAAGAAGACGCAAGTTCCACAAAGCTATCACCTTAAGTATGCCAGCTCCTAGGGCACATTCTCAAGGAATGATCAATCAGTATTCTGGATCCGCACCAACATTGCGACTATTGTGTTCCATAACAG GGGGTCAAAACAAGGCAGTTTGGGAAGACGTCACTGGCTCAACCCCATTGTCGTTTGTGAAAGACTGCGTGTCATTTACGACCACCGTATCGGCACGCTTCTGGCTGATGGATTGCAGAAATGTGTCCGACGCGGCCAGAATGGCAACAGATTTATACACACAG GCGACGCACGCACCTTTCATGGCAAAGTTCGTTGTTTTCGCCAAAAGAGTCAACCTTTTTGAATCCAGAATTCGCGTATTCTGCATGACCGACGACAAAGAAGACAAGACATTGGAACACCAGGAACATTTCGTCGAGATTGCGAAAAGTAGAGACGTGGAAGTGCTAGAGAACAAGGAAGTGTTTATGGAGTTTGCCGGTAATCTAGTGCCGGTTTTACAATCCGGCGAGCAACCCAGATTAGGATTTAAGGCATTCAGGGAGAATCGACTTGCTTTTACCATGCGCCTTAGAGATCCT GATGAGCAACCGCTGGGACGCATTATTTTCATGAGTGATTCCAAAGTGGCGAAAGGGGAGCCAACTCAGACTCCGCTCTGCACTCTCAATCTTGTTTTACCCAAGGAGATACGTCCAGATCGCGACTCGCAATCAGATTTACTCTCTCTAGACATTGATAACAGTTTCTTACACCACGGTGGCATAA GTAAACCGGATACGATTCATCGGGCCGACTTCAGACTGTCGGACATTTGTAATCTTTTGGATGAAGATTGGATAAAGCTTGCGGCCGAACTAGATGTCGCTCCGTCAGATATTGCCTTGATACAAGAGGAATACCCGAGCAATAATCCCCAACAAGCTATGATAATGTTCCGGTTGTGGTTAAGACAAAAGGCCAATAAAGCCACAG GAAACAAATTGGaattggcgttgaaaaaaattggacgGTCGGATATTGTGGCCAAGTGTATTTGCAACGTCGAACTTGTTACCGATGACATGGAGAAAGCTCTCGCCAAAGTGCGTTTAGATCAATCGGGCTTCGATACGCTCAAAGATGAACTCGGTTCTTCACGAGATGCTTCACTGAGACGCGATACGAGTTTGAATAAGTACATCAAAGGAAGTCAGGAGGAGCTCGATAAGAGCGATAGGAGca GCGACTTTCACAATCAAAATTCGACCGACAAGGACCTAACAGACACGATCAGCGATTATAATTCGTTCAAGAAAGATAGAAAATTGGAAGAATcgatagaaaataaattagataACAGAATTGCATCTCCCAATGCTAATCAAGAAGTAATGGAGGAGATAACTCAACAACTGAACAACCTTCAGTCAACacctaaattgaaaattgataGGAATGCGAACACACCCCCGCCGAGTCCTGCAGAATTGCATTTCAATAAAGAAGCGAATTTTGCAGATCAGCTACAACCATCGAAAG GAACCAACCAACCTCAAGAAGAATTTCTAACTTCCACTCCTTTGAAAATGAACGATTCCGGTGATACAACTGTAGATCCTATAGCCATTCTTAAAATGAACGTAAATGAtactttaacatttttacatcAGGAACGTAATGATTTTTTACCAGAAGAAGATATTATAATACCGAGTCGAAAAGACGatcatatttcaaaaaaaatcgatcTTGACAGCATTAATTTAAAGTCTCTGAAAAAAACAGACgatattaaaaatgttgtacagAACGAAGTCGAGGACGTAATTAAAAAGGCTGAAGATGTTGTTAACGATTTGAAAGGTGACGCGGAAGTTGCCaagacaaaaattgacaaaactAAAGATACCATTGAGGAAAAGACGGACAGTCTCAAAGAAAcagctgacagtttatttGACGATTCTAAGAATGTAAAGGAAGATTCTCTGGACAATTTGGAAAGTTTGAAGGATGATTCAGTTTCAAATGCACAAGAAAAAAGTGAGGAAGCATTTAAGTTTCTCGAAAATGAAGTCAGCAGCCCTTCGATTGCAGTGAGAGATAATTTAAGAGACACTGCTGCTTTTGTCCAACGGGAAATCGACACGATTGTAAATGACGATGATCCGGTTCAGTTCGATAATTTCTGTAAAGATGAACGTTCAAAAAGTCCCACGAAAAGTTCCATACCTGTAGCCAAACCTAggcaaaaaattgaaaaagaaaaagatataGATCTTTTGTTTTCTTATGACGGAAGAGATTCAGTGTCACCAACTGACGACGATTTATTGAGTAAAATACCCATAAAAGGCGGAAAAGTGAAAACgataaaaaaacattcaaaagATCCGCTAAAAGAGTTCGTTAAACTTTCTCAAGATGTAAATTGGGACGACAGCGATGACAATATAAcggaaaaatttgtaaaaaacgtAACCGATCCTATAGTAAGGACAACAGCAACGAGAATAACGAACGAACCCATTTctgagaaaataaaaactaaaattccTGTGCTTCACACGGAAACGCTGTCTCCGACTGAAATAACCGAACGATACGACGTATCTCCGAAAAGTAAAATTCCCATattaaaaacagaaacaaCTAGAATAACCTCACCAGAAACGACATACGTCGAACGAACGATAATATCACCGACTCAAGTTGTTGAAACTACGGTAGTATCTCCCGGTTCGAAAGTTTCGACAAAGAGTAGTACTATCGATTCGGATTCGGACGAAGATAGTCCGAGAACTCCACCTTTGAAAGGAATTTTGAAGAAGACTAGCATCAGAACTGTCGGCAGTTCAAGTGGTTCTGACGTGGCGCTTCACGAAGAAGGTGCGGAATTGAGTGAAAGTGAAACAG AGGATTTGTACCAACAAGATCAACCGCACTATACTGAAACAATAACAGAAGAGATCGACCCAATAACTGGAGCAAA AATTATGCGAACCGTTCGAACCGTAAGTCAAACCATCACATCGTCAGGGGGAAGAAATGATGAAGAAATGCGCCAATCAATGCAAAACGTTTTGGATCAATTCATGTCGGAGGAGAGAAACCCTCATTAA